The nucleotide sequence CGCACAGAGGAAAGGATACCGGCCGGGAGGGCGACTAACAGAGCCACAATCATGGCCCCCAGGATGAGCTCGAGGTGCTCGAATATCTGGTCAAGAACCGACAGGCCCGAGAGGACTTCCTTTCCCCAGTCCCCTCGGACCAGCCGGCCGACCCAGAACGCGTATTGAACATAGATGGGGCGATCCAGACCGTAATGCTGGCGCAAAGCTGCCGCAAGATCCTCTTGGTAAAACTCTCCAAGATAAGCCTCGATGGGATCGCCCGGTATCGATTGGATCGTCAGGAAAACCACCATCGTTATTCCGAGGAGGGTCGGAATCAGCAAGAACACGCGACGGATGACATACGCTCTCATCTCGCCCTCTTTTCTTCCAGGCTACCGATCGAGCCAAACATCGGTGTAATCAAGCATCATTTTCCCCAAATTCTTGAACCCCCTTACGTCCGAACGGGTGGCTTGGAGGAATGAGAAGCTGGCGATGTTCGGGTAGTAGGCCTGCTCCAAAATATAGCGTTGGAGCTTGTGGCTGACCTCAATCTGCTTCTGGGGGTCGATGGTGGAACGCCAGATGTCGAGCAGCCTGTCCACCTCAGGGTCTTTCATGTTGTAGTAATCGATCCCCGATTTCGAGTGAATGGTGTGGGAGTTGCTGTTCACCGTGCGTGAAGAAAGCGTGTTCTGGAGCGTCAGTTGAAGCTTTCTCTGGCGAACGAAGGCACGGTTCCAGGTGGCGTAGTCCACCACGCGGATGTCCATTTGAGCGCCAAGCTTGGAAAATTGAAGTTTAAGGGCCTGGGACACCTCGATGTGGGCGGGATCCGAGTTATTGGTGGTCAGGGTGAACTTGAGCGGTTTGCCGCCCGGTCCGTAGCCGGCCTCTTTGAGGAGCGCCCTGGCCTTCGCGGGGTCATAGGGGCATTCGGCCGTGAGGTCCAGTGCGTCTTTGGCGCCGGCGGGAGAATAGCTCACCCAGGGCCTGCCGAGCCCCCGCAGGGCGGTATTTACGATCTGGAGGCGGTCCACGCCGTAGCAGGAAATCGCCCTGCGAACGCGCTTGTCCTTCCAGGGGTCCATCTTGCCGTTGAAGGGGAAAGCATAGTTGATTGTCGGCGGGCCGGCGAGCACCTTCACGCCGGGTGTGTTTTTCGCCGTCGCGTATAGCGGCAAGGGAAGGTTGTTGATGATGTCGATCTCTCCGGCGGAGAGGGCGTTCATCCGCTGATTCGCATCCGCGATGAAATAGAACTCGATCCGGTCAACATAGGGCAGGCCCTTTCTGAAATAGCCCTTGTGCCGCTCGGCGAAGAGGTGCCGGTTGCGTTTCCATTCGACGAACTTGAAGGGGCCGCTCATGACTGGATGGCGCCTGAACTGCTCGATGGGCATGTTGTAGGCTTTCGGCGAGACCAGGATTATCCGGGAGAATGCGGATGCCATGGCGTCAAGCGTCATCGCCTTGCCGAGGTCGTTCTGATGGACGCGGACAGTGTACTTGTCTATTACCTCCACCTTATTGATTTGAAAGAGATAAGAGACCCATATATTACGCCACTTGTACTTCGGATTTTTCTTCTTCGTTTCCAGAACCCACTTCGGAACGACTTTTCCGTTGACGATATCCAGATTCCATTTGACTGACTTGGCGTCGAGCGGCGTGCCGTCATGGTAGGTTCCGCCCGGGTGGAGCTTGAAGGTGATGATACGTCCCTCGTCGGAGACCTCCCAGCTCTTCG is from bacterium and encodes:
- a CDS encoding ABC transporter substrate-binding protein is translated as MLPVLIAILSILSLTFGPATDTHAAKRGGTLKVAIEGESVNLDPLGVGFGRKVYREAMGSGLVRLDENFNIIGDAAKSWEVSDEGRIITFKLHPGGTYHDGTPLDAKSVKWNLDIVNGKVVPKWVLETKKKNPKYKWRNIWVSYLFQINKVEVIDKYTVRVHQNDLGKAMTLDAMASAFSRIILVSPKAYNMPIEQFRRHPVMSGPFKFVEWKRNRHLFAERHKGYFRKGLPYVDRIEFYFIADANQRMNALSAGEIDIINNLPLPLYATAKNTPGVKVLAGPPTINYAFPFNGKMDPWKDKRVRRAISCYGVDRLQIVNTALRGLGRPWVSYSPAGAKDALDLTAECPYDPAKARALLKEAGYGPGGKPLKFTLTTNNSDPAHIEVSQALKLQFSKLGAQMDIRVVDYATWNRAFVRQRKLQLTLQNTLSSRTVNSNSHTIHSKSGIDYYNMKDPEVDRLLDIWRSTIDPQKQIEVSHKLQRYILEQAYYPNIASFSFLQATRSDVRGFKNLGKMMLDYTDVWLDR